A single genomic interval of Polaribacter vadi harbors:
- a CDS encoding GNAT family N-acetyltransferase translates to MTSEDFIIREITSEDNSQIARVIRDVIVEMGAPKVGTAYADAATDKMFETYQKEKAIYYVVEHHHKIVGGAGIAKLDNFDGNTCELQKMYFLPTIRGLGLGTKLITKCLEKAKDFGFENCYLETLPYMEAAVKLYIRNGFVNLDKPMGNTSHFNCDVWMLKEINE, encoded by the coding sequence ATGACAAGTGAAGATTTTATCATTAGAGAAATAACAAGCGAAGATAATTCACAAATTGCAAGAGTTATTAGAGATGTAATTGTAGAAATGGGCGCACCAAAAGTTGGTACAGCTTATGCAGATGCAGCAACCGATAAAATGTTTGAAACTTATCAAAAAGAAAAAGCAATTTATTATGTGGTGGAACATCATCATAAAATTGTGGGTGGTGCAGGCATTGCCAAATTGGATAATTTTGATGGAAATACATGCGAATTGCAAAAAATGTACTTTTTACCAACCATTAGAGGTCTAGGTTTGGGAACAAAACTAATTACAAAATGTTTGGAGAAAGCAAAAGATTTTGGTTTCGAAAATTGCTATTTAGAAACGCTACCTTATATGGAAGCTGCAGTAAAATTATATATAAGAAACGGTTTTGTGAATTTAGATAAACCAATGGGAAACACGAGTCATTTTAATTGTGATGTTTGGATGCTTAAAGAAATAAACGAATAA
- the cls gene encoding cardiolipin synthase: MIYYILGFLHLILFSWAFYNILYFGVKPSKSLSWVLITFFFPFIGVVAFILFGINRRKIKFFELKETKKRKNFIKDSLSSENSSNVEILETIKQKKIATLIYETTHIGVEDKNDVILLKNGKETFKALNEALKNAKNFIHLQYYMIEDGEILSEIMAILEQKIKENVEVRVIYDTLGSFELKKSTKRKLKDMGVELYPETPFKYGSFIFSLNFRNHRKIAIIDNEIGFTGGVNISDEYITDDEFLGIWQDTHLQIKGCAVNSIHKSFLKDFYYASNQDLTKDKKYSTPCNFEGETKLQIVSGGPDYEQSVVMQQYLSFINLAEKSICVLNPYFIPTFSILEAFKIAALSGVNVTLLLPKKSDSKVANYSMYSYFEDLLKAGVNIYLRDDFSHSKVVFIDDEIISVGSTNFDCRSFEHNYELNAILYDEKITKEVKKEFDERKNKAHKIEYKEFRKRSIKQKTFERLSRFFSPLL; the protein is encoded by the coding sequence ATGATTTACTATATTTTAGGATTTTTACACCTTATATTATTTAGTTGGGCATTTTATAATATCCTATATTTTGGTGTAAAACCATCTAAATCTTTAAGTTGGGTTTTAATTACGTTTTTCTTCCCTTTTATTGGCGTTGTTGCATTCATATTATTTGGAATCAACAGAAGAAAAATTAAGTTTTTTGAGTTGAAAGAAACCAAAAAACGAAAAAATTTTATTAAAGATTCTTTAAGTTCTGAAAACAGCTCTAATGTTGAAATATTAGAAACAATCAAACAAAAGAAAATTGCTACTTTAATTTACGAAACGACGCATATTGGTGTAGAAGATAAAAATGATGTTATTCTTTTAAAAAACGGAAAAGAAACTTTTAAGGCATTAAATGAAGCCTTAAAAAACGCCAAAAATTTTATTCATTTACAATATTATATGATTGAAGATGGAGAAATTCTGTCGGAAATTATGGCTATTTTAGAACAGAAAATAAAGGAAAATGTAGAAGTTAGAGTCATTTATGATACGCTTGGTAGTTTTGAATTGAAGAAAAGTACCAAGCGAAAATTAAAAGATATGGGTGTAGAATTGTATCCAGAAACCCCTTTTAAATATGGGAGTTTTATCTTTTCTTTAAATTTTAGAAATCATAGAAAAATTGCCATTATAGATAACGAAATTGGTTTTACAGGAGGTGTAAATATTTCTGATGAATATATTACAGATGATGAGTTTTTGGGCATTTGGCAAGACACACATTTGCAAATAAAAGGATGTGCAGTAAATAGCATTCACAAATCTTTTTTAAAGGATTTTTATTATGCTAGCAATCAGGATTTAACAAAAGATAAAAAATATAGTACTCCTTGTAATTTTGAAGGCGAAACAAAACTTCAAATTGTTTCTGGTGGGCCAGATTACGAACAATCTGTGGTAATGCAGCAATATTTAAGCTTTATAAATTTAGCCGAAAAAAGTATTTGCGTTTTAAATCCTTATTTTATTCCTACATTTTCAATCTTAGAAGCCTTTAAAATAGCAGCTTTGAGTGGTGTAAATGTTACACTTTTATTGCCAAAAAAGAGCGATTCTAAAGTAGCAAATTATAGCATGTATTCTTATTTTGAAGACTTGTTAAAAGCGGGTGTAAACATTTATTTAAGAGATGATTTTTCGCACAGTAAAGTTGTTTTTATAGATGATGAAATTATTTCTGTAGGTTCTACAAATTTCGATTGTAGAAGTTTTGAGCATAATTATGAGTTGAATGCCATTCTTTATGATGAAAAAATAACAAAGGAAGTAAAAAAAGAATTTGATGAGCGTAAAAACAAAGCACATAAAATTGAGTATAAGGAGTTCAGAAAAAGATCTATAAAACAAAAAACTTTCGAGCGTTTATCGCGTTTTTTTAGTCCTTTATTGTAA